In the Anguilla anguilla isolate fAngAng1 chromosome 7, fAngAng1.pri, whole genome shotgun sequence genome, one interval contains:
- the upf2 gene encoding regulator of nonsense transcripts 2 isoform X2 codes for MPAERNKSVNMDEKDVCSFLNKEKDKDRETERRPASSREKSKDETKACAKKDNGKAAEEKRRRLEEDKRKKEEKDRKKKDEERLKAEEEQKQREEEERKLKEEEEKKRMQEEEEKRQREEEANLLKEKEEGHQLHQEAWERHQSRKELRVRNQNAQEGRPEEAFFSRLDSSLKKNTAFVKKLRTLTEQQREALSSDFASLNLSKYIAEAVASVVEAKLKISDVGCSVHLCSLFHQRYADFAPLLLQAWRRHFEARKEEKTPNVSKLRTDLRFVAELTVVGLFTDREGLSLIYEQLKAIIGADRETHTHVSVVISFCKHCGDDVAGLVPRRVRAAAEKFGLAFPPSEIISAEKQQPFQNLLREYFTSLTKHLKKDHRELQNIERQNRRILHSKGELSEDRHKQYEEFATSYQKLLANTQSLADLLDENMPDLPQDKTVQEEHGPGIDIFTPGKPGEYDLEGGIWEDEDARNFYENMVDLKAFVPAILFKDNEKGLPGREREESKDAKEVKEVASTEELELELETLDIADDTLELEAGDEAEGEEFAKKLLDEQEQEDEEASTGSHLKLIVDAFIQQLPNCVNRDLIDKAAMDFCMNMNTKANRRKLVRALFTVPRQRLDLLPFYSRLVATLHPCMSDVAEDLCSMLKGDFRFHIRKKDQINIETKNKTVRFIGELAKFKMFSKTDTLHCLKMLLSDFSHHHIEMACTLLETCGRFLFRSPESHLRTSVLLEQMMRKKQAMHLDARYVTMVENAYYYCNPPPVEKTVRKKRPPLQEYIRKLLYKDLSKVTTEKVLRQMRKLPWQDAEVKNYLICCMVNIWNVKYNSIHCVANLLAGLVAYQEDVGIHVVDGVLEDIRLGMEVNQPKFNQRRISSAKFLGELYNYRMVESAVVFRTLFSFISFGVSPDGAPSVLDPPEHLFRVRMVCTLLDTCGQYFDRGSSKRKLDCFLIYFQRYIWWKKSTDVWTKEHPFPIDIDYMISDTLELLRPKMRLCCSLEEATRQVTELEREFLLKLGLAMEKDGKCSSTMGEGEALDEEDDDDDEEGGAETEEQSGNESEMNDHEEEEGSENEEEEREEEEEENTDYLTDSNKENETDEENNEVTIKGGGLKHVACAEDEDFIQALDKMMLENLQQRSGESVKVHQLDVAIPLQLKSQLKKGPAPACSADADIADAADTMQFVMLTRKGNKQQFKILNVPLSSHLAANHFNQQQAEQEERMRMKKLTLDINERQEQEDYQEMMQSLAQRPAPANTNRERRPRYQHPKGAPNADLIFKTGGRRR; via the exons ATGCCCGCGGAGCGCAACAAGTCGGTAAACATGGACGAGAAAGATGTGTGTTCGTTTTTAAACAAGGAGAAAGACAAGGACcgagagacagaaaggaggcCTGCCTCTTCCCGGGAGAAATCGAAGGATGAGACGAAGGCGTGTGCAAAGAAAGACAACGGCAAAGCCGCGGAAGAGAAACGGAGACGTTTGGAAGAGgataagagaaagaaagaagagaaagaccGTAAGAAAAAAGACGAAGAAAGGTTGaaagcagaggaggagcagaagcagagggaagaggaggaaaggaaactgaaagaggaagaggagaagaaaaggatgcaggaggaagaagagaagagacAGCGTGAAGAAGAGGCAAATCTACTCAA agagaaggaggagggccaccagctccaccaggaGGCGTGGGAGCGCCACCAGTCGCGCAAGGAGCTGCGCGTCCGCAACCAGAACGCCCAGGAGGGCCGCCCCGAGGAGGCCTTCTTCAGCCGGCTGGACTCCAGCCTGAAGAAGAACACGGCCTTCGTCAAGAAGCTGCGCACGCTGACCGAGCAGCAGCGCGAGGCGCTCTCCAGCGACTTCGCCTCGCTCAACCTCAGCAAGTACATCGCCGAGGCGGTGGCCTCGGTGGTGGAGGCCAAGCTGAAGATCTCGGACGTGGGCTGCTCCGTGCACCTGTGCTCGCTCTTCCACCAGCGCTACGCCGACTTCGCGCCGCTCCTGCTGCAGGCCTGGCGGCGGCACTTCGAGGCGCGCAAGGAGGAGAAGACGCCCAACGTGAGCAAGCTGCGCACCGACCTGCGCTTCGTCGCCGAGCTGACGGTGGTGGGCCTGTTCACCGACCGCGAGGGCCTGTCGCTCATCTACGAGCAGCTCAAGGCCATCATCGGCGCCGACCGCGAGACGCACACCCACGTCTCCGTGGTGATCAGCTTCTGCAAGCACTGCGGCGACGACGTGGCCGGCCTGGTGCCGCGCCGGGTCCGGGCGGCGGCCGAGAAGTTCGGCCTGGCCTTCCCGCCCAGCGAGATCATCAGCGCCGAGAAGCAGCAGcccttccagaaccttctgcgGGAGTACTTCACCTCCCTCACCAAGCACCTGAAGAAGGACCACCGCGAGCTGCAGAACATCGAGAGGCAGAACAG gcgTATCCTGCATTCCAAAGGGGAGCTGAGCGAAGACAGACACAAGCAGTACGAGGAGTTCGCCACCTCGTACCAGAAGCTCCTGGCCAACACGCAGTCGCTGGCAGACCTGCTGGACGAGAACATGCCAGACCTGCCCCAGGATAAGACCGTGCAGGAAG AGCACGGCCCGGGCATCGACATCTTCACCCCGGGGAAGCCGGGGGAGTACGACCTGGAGGGGGGGATTTGGGAGGACGAGGACGCGCGAAACTTCTACGAGAACATGGTGGACCTGAAGGCCTTCGTCCCCGCCATCCTCTTCAAGGACAACGAGAAGGGCCTGccgggcagagagagggaggaaagcaAAG ATGCCAAAGAGGTGAAGGAGGTGGCCAGCacggaggagctggagctggaacTGGAGACCCTGGACATCGCAGACGACACCCTGGAGCTGGAGGCCGGTGACgaggcggagggggaggagtttgCCAAGAAGCTTCTGGACGAGCAAG AACAAGAGGACGAGGAGGCCAGCACTGGCTCTCACCTGAAGCTCATCGTAGACGCCTTCATCCAGCAGCTGCCCAACTGCGTCAACAGGGACCTAATCGACAAG GCCGCCATGGATTTCTGCATGAACATGAACACCAAGGCTAACCGGAGGAAGCTAGTCCGGGCTCTCTTCACTGTTCCACGGCAACG GCTTGACCTCCTCCCGTTCTACTCCCGCCTGGTGGCCACCCTGCACCCCTGCATGTCGGACGTGGCTGAGGACCTGTGCTCCATGCTGAAGGGGGACTTCCGGTTTCAC ATCAGAAAGAAGGATCAGATCAACATTGAAACGAAAAACAAAACGGTGCGATTCATTGGGGAGCTCGCCAAGTTCAAGATGTTCTCCAAAACGGACACTCTTCATTGCCTGAAG ATGCTGCTCTCGGACTTCTCGCACCACCACATTGAGATGGCCTGCACTCTGCTGGAGACCTGCGGCCGCTTCCTCTTCAGGTCCCCGGAATCGCACCTGCGCACCAGCGTGCTCCTG GAGCAAATGATGCGTAAGAAGCAGGCCATGCACCTGGACGCGCGCTACGTGACCATGGTGGAGAACGCGTACTACTACTGCAACCCACCGCCCGTGGAGAAGACCGTGAGGAAGAAGAGGCCGCCGCTGCAGGAGTACATCCGCAAGCTCCTGTACAAGGACCTGTCCAAGGTCACCACCGAGAAG GTGCTGAGGCAGATGCGGAAGCTGCCCTGGCAGGACGCGGAGGTGAAGAACTACCTGATCTGCTGCATGGTCAACATCTGGAACGTCAAGTACAACAGCATCCACTGCGTGGCCAACCTTCTGGCCGGGCTGGTGGCCTACCAGGAGGACGTGGGCATCCATGTGGTGGACGGGGTGCTGGAGGACATCCGGCTGGGCATGGAG GTGAACCAGCCCAAGTTCAACCAGAGACGCATCAGCAGCGCCAAGTTCCTGGGCGAGCTCTACAACTACCGCATGGTGGAGTCGGCGGTCGTCTTCCGCACGCTCTTCTCCTTCATCTCGTTCGGCGTGAGCCCCGACGGCGCCCCCAGCGTCCTGGACCCCCCCGAGCACCTCTTCCGCGTCCGCATGGTCTGCACCCTGCTGGACACCTGCGGCCAGTACTTCGACCGCGGCTCCAGCAAGCGGAAGCTCGACTGCTTCCTCATCTACTTCCAG CGCTACATCTGGTGGAAGAAGAGCACGGACGTGTGGACGAAGGAGCACCCGTTCCCCATCGACATCGACTACATGATCAGCGACACGCTGGAGCTGCTCCGGCCCAAGATGAGGCTGTGCTGCTCGCTGGAGGAGGCCACGCGGCAGGTCACCGAGCTGGAGAGGGAGTTCCTGCTCAAGCTGG GCCTGGCCATGGAAAAGGACGGCAAGTGCTCCAGCACCATGGGCGAGGGGGAGGCCCTGGACgaagaggatgatgatgatgacgaagaGGGCGGGGCCGAGACCGAGGAGCAGTCTGGGAATGAGAGTGAGATGAATGACCATGAAGAGGAG GAGGGGTCCGAAAACGAGGAGGAagagcgagaggaagaggaggaggaaaacacGGACTACCTGACCGACTCCaacaaagagaacgaaacggacgAGGAGAACAAC gAGGTGACCATTAAGGGCGGGGGTCTGAAGCACGTGGCCTGCGCTGAGGACGAGGACTTCATTCAGGCTCTGGACAAGATGATGCTGGAGAACCTGCAG CAGCGGAGCGGCGAGTCGGTGAAGGTGCACCAGCTGGACGTGGCCATCCCGCTGCAGCTGAAGAGCCAGCTGAAgaagggccccgcccccgcctgcAGCGCCGACGCCGACATCGCCGACGCCGCCGACACCATGCAGTTCGTCATGCTCACCAGGAAGGGCAACAAGCAGCAG TTTAAGATCCTGAACGTGCCGCTCTCCTCCCACCTGGCTGCCAATCACTTCAACCAGCAGCAGGCGGAGCAGGAGGAGCGCATGCGCATGAAGAAGCTCACGCTCGACATCAACGAGCgccaggagcaggaggactACCAGG AGATGATGCAGTCCCTGGCCCAGCGGCCTGCCCCGGCCAACACCAACCGAGAGAGGCGACCGCGGTACCAGCACCCCAAGGGGGCGCCCAACGCCGACCTCATCTTCAAGACCGGAGGAAG GAGACGCTGA
- the upf2 gene encoding regulator of nonsense transcripts 2 isoform X3 has translation MPAERNKSVNMDEKDVCSFLNKEKDKDRETERRPASSREKSKDETKACAKKDNGKAAEEKRRRLEEDKRKKEEKDRKKKDEERLKAEEEQKQREEEERKLKEEEEKKRMQEEEEKRQREEEANLLKEKEEGHQLHQEAWERHQSRKELRVRNQNAQEGRPEEAFFSRLDSSLKKNTAFVKKLRTLTEQQREALSSDFASLNLSKYIAEAVASVVEAKLKISDVGCSVHLCSLFHQRYADFAPLLLQAWRRHFEARKEEKTPNVSKLRTDLRFVAELTVVGLFTDREGLSLIYEQLKAIIGADRETHTHVSVVISFCKHCGDDVAGLVPRRVRAAAEKFGLAFPPSEIISAEKQQPFQNLLREYFTSLTKHLKKDHRELQNIERQNRRILHSKGELSEDRHKQYEEFATSYQKLLANTQSLADLLDENMPDLPQDKTVQEEHGPGIDIFTPGKPGEYDLEGGIWEDEDARNFYENMVDLKAFVPAILFKDNEKGLPGREREESKDAKEVKEVASTEELELELETLDIADDTLELEAGDEAEGEEFAKKLLDEQEQEDEEASTGSHLKLIVDAFIQQLPNCVNRDLIDKAAMDFCMNMNTKANRRKLVRALFTVPRQRLDLLPFYSRLVATLHPCMSDVAEDLCSMLKGDFRFHIRKKDQINIETKNKTVRFIGELAKFKMFSKTDTLHCLKMLLSDFSHHHIEMACTLLETCGRFLFRSPESHLRTSVLLEQMMRKKQAMHLDARYVTMVENAYYYCNPPPVEKTVRKKRPPLQEYIRKLLYKDLSKVTTEKVLRQMRKLPWQDAEVKNYLICCMVNIWNVKYNSIHCVANLLAGLVAYQEDVGIHVVDGVLEDIRLGMEVNQPKFNQRRISSAKFLGELYNYRMVESAVVFRTLFSFISFGVSPDGAPSVLDPPEHLFRVRMVCTLLDTCGQYFDRGSSKRKLDCFLIYFQRYIWWKKSTDVWTKEHPFPIDIDYMISDTLELLRPKMRLCCSLEEATRQVTELEREFLLKLGLAMEKDGKCSSTMGEGEALDEEDDDDDEEGGAETEEQSGNESEMNDHEEEEGSENEEEEREEEEEENTDYLTDSNKENETDEENNEVTIKGGGLKHVACAEDEDFIQALDKMMLENLQQRSGESVKVHQLDVAIPLQLKSQLKKGPAPACSADADIADAADTMQFVMLTRKGNKQQFKILNVPLSSHLAANHFNQQQAEQEERMRMKKLTLDINERQEQEDYQEMMQSLAQRPAPANTNRERRPRYQHPKGAPNADLIFKTGGRR, from the exons ATGCCCGCGGAGCGCAACAAGTCGGTAAACATGGACGAGAAAGATGTGTGTTCGTTTTTAAACAAGGAGAAAGACAAGGACcgagagacagaaaggaggcCTGCCTCTTCCCGGGAGAAATCGAAGGATGAGACGAAGGCGTGTGCAAAGAAAGACAACGGCAAAGCCGCGGAAGAGAAACGGAGACGTTTGGAAGAGgataagagaaagaaagaagagaaagaccGTAAGAAAAAAGACGAAGAAAGGTTGaaagcagaggaggagcagaagcagagggaagaggaggaaaggaaactgaaagaggaagaggagaagaaaaggatgcaggaggaagaagagaagagacAGCGTGAAGAAGAGGCAAATCTACTCAA agagaaggaggagggccaccagctccaccaggaGGCGTGGGAGCGCCACCAGTCGCGCAAGGAGCTGCGCGTCCGCAACCAGAACGCCCAGGAGGGCCGCCCCGAGGAGGCCTTCTTCAGCCGGCTGGACTCCAGCCTGAAGAAGAACACGGCCTTCGTCAAGAAGCTGCGCACGCTGACCGAGCAGCAGCGCGAGGCGCTCTCCAGCGACTTCGCCTCGCTCAACCTCAGCAAGTACATCGCCGAGGCGGTGGCCTCGGTGGTGGAGGCCAAGCTGAAGATCTCGGACGTGGGCTGCTCCGTGCACCTGTGCTCGCTCTTCCACCAGCGCTACGCCGACTTCGCGCCGCTCCTGCTGCAGGCCTGGCGGCGGCACTTCGAGGCGCGCAAGGAGGAGAAGACGCCCAACGTGAGCAAGCTGCGCACCGACCTGCGCTTCGTCGCCGAGCTGACGGTGGTGGGCCTGTTCACCGACCGCGAGGGCCTGTCGCTCATCTACGAGCAGCTCAAGGCCATCATCGGCGCCGACCGCGAGACGCACACCCACGTCTCCGTGGTGATCAGCTTCTGCAAGCACTGCGGCGACGACGTGGCCGGCCTGGTGCCGCGCCGGGTCCGGGCGGCGGCCGAGAAGTTCGGCCTGGCCTTCCCGCCCAGCGAGATCATCAGCGCCGAGAAGCAGCAGcccttccagaaccttctgcgGGAGTACTTCACCTCCCTCACCAAGCACCTGAAGAAGGACCACCGCGAGCTGCAGAACATCGAGAGGCAGAACAG gcgTATCCTGCATTCCAAAGGGGAGCTGAGCGAAGACAGACACAAGCAGTACGAGGAGTTCGCCACCTCGTACCAGAAGCTCCTGGCCAACACGCAGTCGCTGGCAGACCTGCTGGACGAGAACATGCCAGACCTGCCCCAGGATAAGACCGTGCAGGAAG AGCACGGCCCGGGCATCGACATCTTCACCCCGGGGAAGCCGGGGGAGTACGACCTGGAGGGGGGGATTTGGGAGGACGAGGACGCGCGAAACTTCTACGAGAACATGGTGGACCTGAAGGCCTTCGTCCCCGCCATCCTCTTCAAGGACAACGAGAAGGGCCTGccgggcagagagagggaggaaagcaAAG ATGCCAAAGAGGTGAAGGAGGTGGCCAGCacggaggagctggagctggaacTGGAGACCCTGGACATCGCAGACGACACCCTGGAGCTGGAGGCCGGTGACgaggcggagggggaggagtttgCCAAGAAGCTTCTGGACGAGCAAG AACAAGAGGACGAGGAGGCCAGCACTGGCTCTCACCTGAAGCTCATCGTAGACGCCTTCATCCAGCAGCTGCCCAACTGCGTCAACAGGGACCTAATCGACAAG GCCGCCATGGATTTCTGCATGAACATGAACACCAAGGCTAACCGGAGGAAGCTAGTCCGGGCTCTCTTCACTGTTCCACGGCAACG GCTTGACCTCCTCCCGTTCTACTCCCGCCTGGTGGCCACCCTGCACCCCTGCATGTCGGACGTGGCTGAGGACCTGTGCTCCATGCTGAAGGGGGACTTCCGGTTTCAC ATCAGAAAGAAGGATCAGATCAACATTGAAACGAAAAACAAAACGGTGCGATTCATTGGGGAGCTCGCCAAGTTCAAGATGTTCTCCAAAACGGACACTCTTCATTGCCTGAAG ATGCTGCTCTCGGACTTCTCGCACCACCACATTGAGATGGCCTGCACTCTGCTGGAGACCTGCGGCCGCTTCCTCTTCAGGTCCCCGGAATCGCACCTGCGCACCAGCGTGCTCCTG GAGCAAATGATGCGTAAGAAGCAGGCCATGCACCTGGACGCGCGCTACGTGACCATGGTGGAGAACGCGTACTACTACTGCAACCCACCGCCCGTGGAGAAGACCGTGAGGAAGAAGAGGCCGCCGCTGCAGGAGTACATCCGCAAGCTCCTGTACAAGGACCTGTCCAAGGTCACCACCGAGAAG GTGCTGAGGCAGATGCGGAAGCTGCCCTGGCAGGACGCGGAGGTGAAGAACTACCTGATCTGCTGCATGGTCAACATCTGGAACGTCAAGTACAACAGCATCCACTGCGTGGCCAACCTTCTGGCCGGGCTGGTGGCCTACCAGGAGGACGTGGGCATCCATGTGGTGGACGGGGTGCTGGAGGACATCCGGCTGGGCATGGAG GTGAACCAGCCCAAGTTCAACCAGAGACGCATCAGCAGCGCCAAGTTCCTGGGCGAGCTCTACAACTACCGCATGGTGGAGTCGGCGGTCGTCTTCCGCACGCTCTTCTCCTTCATCTCGTTCGGCGTGAGCCCCGACGGCGCCCCCAGCGTCCTGGACCCCCCCGAGCACCTCTTCCGCGTCCGCATGGTCTGCACCCTGCTGGACACCTGCGGCCAGTACTTCGACCGCGGCTCCAGCAAGCGGAAGCTCGACTGCTTCCTCATCTACTTCCAG CGCTACATCTGGTGGAAGAAGAGCACGGACGTGTGGACGAAGGAGCACCCGTTCCCCATCGACATCGACTACATGATCAGCGACACGCTGGAGCTGCTCCGGCCCAAGATGAGGCTGTGCTGCTCGCTGGAGGAGGCCACGCGGCAGGTCACCGAGCTGGAGAGGGAGTTCCTGCTCAAGCTGG GCCTGGCCATGGAAAAGGACGGCAAGTGCTCCAGCACCATGGGCGAGGGGGAGGCCCTGGACgaagaggatgatgatgatgacgaagaGGGCGGGGCCGAGACCGAGGAGCAGTCTGGGAATGAGAGTGAGATGAATGACCATGAAGAGGAG GAGGGGTCCGAAAACGAGGAGGAagagcgagaggaagaggaggaggaaaacacGGACTACCTGACCGACTCCaacaaagagaacgaaacggacgAGGAGAACAAC gAGGTGACCATTAAGGGCGGGGGTCTGAAGCACGTGGCCTGCGCTGAGGACGAGGACTTCATTCAGGCTCTGGACAAGATGATGCTGGAGAACCTGCAG CAGCGGAGCGGCGAGTCGGTGAAGGTGCACCAGCTGGACGTGGCCATCCCGCTGCAGCTGAAGAGCCAGCTGAAgaagggccccgcccccgcctgcAGCGCCGACGCCGACATCGCCGACGCCGCCGACACCATGCAGTTCGTCATGCTCACCAGGAAGGGCAACAAGCAGCAG TTTAAGATCCTGAACGTGCCGCTCTCCTCCCACCTGGCTGCCAATCACTTCAACCAGCAGCAGGCGGAGCAGGAGGAGCGCATGCGCATGAAGAAGCTCACGCTCGACATCAACGAGCgccaggagcaggaggactACCAGG AGATGATGCAGTCCCTGGCCCAGCGGCCTGCCCCGGCCAACACCAACCGAGAGAGGCGACCGCGGTACCAGCACCCCAAGGGGGCGCCCAACGCCGACCTCATCTTCAAGACCGGAGGAAG ACGCTGA